One Vicia villosa cultivar HV-30 ecotype Madison, WI linkage group LG5, Vvil1.0, whole genome shotgun sequence genomic window, GGTTATGAGGTGTGTTCCAAAGATCTAGTAGAAATCCCGGCAGTGCAACTAAACATGGCAGCGATGAACTTGATCTGGGAAACGTATGTTCCGTCAAAATTACATGTGTTCGGTTGGAGGGCTTTGCGGGATAGGCTCCCGTCGAGGGAACAACTTGCAGCTCGTGGGATAATTACGGAGGAGAGCGGCATGGTATGTGTGTTCTGTTACACTGAGATTGAATCTTTGAATCACTTGTTAGTGGGGTGCTGTGAGGCAAGAAAAGTATGGCAGAAAATTGCAGGATGGTTGGGGATTGACTTGGAGAATGTTGAAGATGTTGTTGAACATTTGTTGGATTTTGAGGGGTGCCTTACAGGGTTGGTGAGCAAAAGGAAGAGGCTACTGGTTTGGTTGGCATCGGTTTGGGCTATGTGGTGGATGAGGAATGAGATAATCTTTAATGACCAAGAATATCATGAGGATGAAGTTGTGCACAAGGCAATCTCTCTTGCTTGGTTGTGGAATTTGATAGGATCCAAGTCCAACTCTGTATCAAATTTTTACTTATGGAGCCATTGTCCAGTTCAATTCTTAAACTGTTGATCTTTGTAAGGTTTCGTGGGAGTACGTTTTGTGCTCTATTTTAATACTAAATTGCATTGcttgtataaaaaaaaaaaaataggtctttatgcgcgagcgttaactccatTTCATTGTTTTTGTTACTTTCAGCATGTTGCGGGGTTAAAAACTCCGCTATTTCAAACCTTTAATGAGTTGTCGTAAATTTTAAAACTCCCACCGATATAATTCTCTCTAAATTTTAATCCCCTCTAAATGATTAAAAACTGGAAAAGAAATGTAGAGACTTGATCTAGTATCGTGAGAGACTTGATCTAGTATCGTGAGAGACCTCCTATCGCGTTGTTTAAGCATGGAAATACTAACCATCATTTGTCATACATATAGATTTTCATATCTAACCATCAAACATAATTTTACTTAAATAAGTAAAATATATTAGctcaaaatattaataaaatcaaaaacATAAATGATATACAAAACATGTTAAATGCATTGCAAAATTCATAGAAATAGAGGCAAGAAAAACCACGTAcgtaattaaataatataatcaattatATTGCAGAATTTATTAGCTCTACATTATTGCAAGCACTAACTTAAACTTCATTTATTTAAGATTGATGAGAACAAAATATAACATCTTCTAAAGATTATATTatgaatgaaaaataaattaaagataaAATTGCTAGAGTATCAATATTTGTCACATGGGGAAACTCTAAAAGATGGGGAGAAATAATATGATTAATTAAAGTGATATTAAGGATTATTTTCAATCCGTTTTTTAGAAAGTTCAAACTTCATTTGTCTACAAATTGACCACTTTTTCTAGAGGAGGCACATTTCATGCAAAGTTAGAGACAACTAATCTTTATGAGAATTTATAAAAGAATTTACGTATATACCATATGTAACAACATCTTACTTCTAAATTAggcattacaattttttttaatataacatgAAGAAAACTTAATGTATTacgatatatttatatataaaattaacgaGGTAAATACTTAACTCAGCCTTAACATTTAAGTAACTTCCAAAGTAATAATATTGTTTCGATTTAGGCTTTCTAAGTAAAAATTTATTCAAACTAGTAAAATACGCATTAAAACTAAAATCATATATAGTGaaatcatccataaacacttTAATACAATTAttgaaaaaatcaacaaaaatattaacCGTGCATTGTTGAAAAGTGTCAAGATCAAAGGGCATTTTTCTAGAGGTAAAAGTGGTTTTCCTTTGGTCTGTAGTGCAATATAAATAACACGCCTGCCAAATaagcgagatttgattttccccccttaattttttttcttcgatTCCCCCCTTAGAAACCCACTTTTCAAATTCTCTTCCCCCGATGCTGACATGGCTAGGGAATCTCCATACTTGGCATCTCTTAAATTGTTTGTCTGATGAATTGGCATTCCACGTGacatttttaaatttctttataaattttttatctgAATCTTCATACTTGGCATATtattcactactacaaaaaagctatttaatagcatttttttttgtttttgatagcgcttaaaagtgctattaaccaCGCTGCTATTGTAAATATTTTCGTTTGATAGCACTTTATAGATATGAAAATTAATAGCGTTTTTCCAAAACCGCTATTATAGTACTGGTAAATAATAGCGTTTTCTAAACAAGCGCTACAGAAGTAggtatttttcattttataatacgcatttttctttgattttaatAGCACTTTCAAACGAAGTGCTATTATAAGGCACGTGTTTGATAGCGCTTTTCAATAAAAATGCTATTATAGTATATTTCATTAAGGAATTGTATCTATATAGGTCAATCTACGCTACATAATAGTGAATGATAATAAACAAATTACCATATTCAACATTGATCTCAATGAAATTAAGCTAGAACTTTTGCCATAAGTAATTAATTTGGTCCAACTAAGAGTACATCAAACCAAATTCCAAACAAAAGTAAAATCACTTAGTTAGGCATATTATAATCTTGTACACTACTTTCATACACATACTTACCATATCAGCTTCAAGACGAGCACACCCTAAACGTGACTTTCTATAAGGATGTTGAGGGTTTAACGCTCTTTCTCGATTTTCACTACTAACTTTCtgcattaattaaaaaatatattaatataatttattgaaTCAATACTAGTATCAAACTTATCAACCAACCACAAGAAGAGAAAACCAACTTGTTAAGTAAGAACATAATTCAAGAATCAAATAAAACATATGGAGGACCTTGAGATTACCAAAGTCATATCTAATTATTGGAAGGACAAAATCTGTCAAGATCCCAAAATTAAACTAAACCATAATCTGGACATATTATGGCGGAAAAACATTTTGGAGTTCCTACCAAGTAAATCAATAAACTCAATAAATCTATCAAACACCTTTAGAAATTAAATCAGAACAACAATATATTATCAGCAGTGGCACAATAAATTAAGGATATACATGCAAGCACAATTTCATATCCTATAGCAAATTGTTAACACTACTATAAAAATTTGTATGCATGGTGGATAGAGATAAAGAATGAAAAATTATTACCTGAAACTTTGTAGTCATACTCTGAGCTACAAATTTATCCCAATCCTCTTGTTTTATACAGTAAGAATATTTTGTCGGTCGATGTTTAACAAAACCACCCTTACTATCTCTTTGATAGAACTTTGTCATTTTTGTCCTGAATGCCCTGTGCAACTTTCCAGCTTCTTTATATATAAATG contains:
- the LOC131604304 gene encoding uncharacterized protein LOC131604304, with amino-acid sequence MAAMNLIWETYVPSKLHVFGWRALRDRLPSREQLAARGIITEESGMVCVFCYTEIESLNHLLVGCCEARKVWQKIAGWLGIDLENVEDVVEHLLDFEGCLTGLVSKRKRLLVWLASVWAMWWMRNEIIFNDQEYHEDEVVHKAISLAWLWNLIGSKSNSVSNFYLWSHCPVQFLNC